In Candidatus Dependentiae bacterium, the genomic stretch GTCATTTGGTCCTAAAGAAGTAACCACGGGTGGTAATGCACTTAAATTCTATGCTTCTTTGCGTCTTGATGTACGTCGTATAGAGAGTATTAAAAAAGACGATGTTATTATTGGTAACAGAGTTGCTATTAAAGTAGCAAAAAACAAAATGGCGCCACCGTTTAGACGCGTAGAAGCAGAACTTATGTTTGGCGAAGGTATTACTCCAGCTCGTGATTTGCTTGAAGCAGCATTAGTCTATGGTGTTATACAACAAGCAGGTTCATGGTTCTCGTTTGAGGGTGAAAAGTTAGCGCAAGGTCGTGAACATGTTGTTCAAGGACTTAAGACCAACAAAGAACTTATAGACAAAATAACTGCTAAAGTGCATGCTGTAATTGCTACAGCAAAAGCTGAAACAGAGGCAGGTAACTATATAGTTAAAGATGAGTAGAGGTACAAAATACATTGAAAACGAAAAACGAAGCAACCAATAGTCCGTTAATTAATGAGAAAATTCGCTTTGATAAAATGCAAGTTATCTCATATGACGGAAAAAATTTAGGTGTTTTACCACGTGATGAAGCTCTTCGTGCAGCTCGCCAAGTTGATCTTGATTTAGTATTGATCACTGATATGGGTGCTGAAGGATGTCCAGTTGTTAAAATTATGGACTTTGGTAAAGCGTTGTATGCAAAGAAAAAGCAACAAGGTGAAGCTAAAAAAAATCAAAAGGTAATTCAAATTAAAGAATTGCGTTTAAGTCCCAAGATTGGTGAGCATGACTATCAAACTAAAGTCAATCAGGCTGTAGCGTTTCTTAAAGACGGCAAGCATGTAAAGTTTACTTTAGTGTTTAAAGGTAGAGAAACAGCAACTCGTGAAGAACGTGGTGAAGAAATGTTTGCTAAAATTGACTCAAGTTTTGAAGCAGCAGGTCTTACGCGTATAGCAAACGAGAAAGACATGAAAGCTCCTAAATTGTGGTCTCGTGTCTATTATCTTAAAAATAAATAACAGCAATAAAGGTTATTGTAATGCCTAAAGTTAAAACCCATTCTGGGGCAAAAAAAAGATTTAGAAAATTAAAAAGTGGTTTGATTAAAGCTGCACGTCCTTACCGTCGTCACTTACTTACCAAAAAATCAAGAAAAACAAAGCGTCAATTGCGCAGTAGTTTGTATCTTTGTGCAGCAGATATCAAACACGTAGCATCATTGCTGCCTTATTAAACTATATATATTAAATAATACTTTTAAAAAAAGTTATTCTAAAGGATTAGACACATGACACGCGTAAAACGTGGTACGGTAACTAAAAAACGCCATAAAAGATTACTCAAACAGACTAAAGGCTTCTGGGGACAACGTAAAAATATTTTTAAACGTGCCAAAGAAACTCTTTTACGCGCATTAGCATTTGCTTTTAAAGGCAGAAAGCTTAAAAAGCGTGATATGCGATCATTATTTATTATGCGTATTAAAGCTGCTGCAGAAAGCAATGGCACTAAGTACAATAAGTTGATACATGGCCTTAAACTAGCAGATGTACAATTGAATCGTAAGATGCTTAGCCAACTTGCAGTATATGACCCAGCAGTATTTTCTCAGATAGTGCATATAGCGCAACAATAGTGAGCAAATAATAAATAATTAGAGAGCAACCTTGACAAAGGGTTCAGGTTAAGAGTAAATTCAACTTCAGGTAATCAAAACCGTTACATTAAAAGGAGAAGCTAATGGAATCGTTGAATCCTCTTGAAAAATTGAACCTTCTTGAAAAGAAAATAGCATCACTTGTAGAGCTCTTGAAAACTGAGAGAGAGTTAAACTCACGTATTTCTGAAGAAAAAGCACAACTTGCTGCTCGTCTAGAAATCGTTGAGACCTCTTTGCTTAAAGGCACTCAAAGTATTGAAGAACTTAATCAAGAGCGTGTACTTACCAAAATGGTTGTTGACGAGCTTATTTGCAGTATCGACAGACTTGTTGAGCATGAATAACAATGAGCAACGTAACTAAATACAAAGTATCTATATTTGGTGAAAGTTACTTTCTTGTAAGTGATGAATCGCAAGAGCATGTTAATGCTGCGGCACTTCTAGTTGATAGCTGTATGCGTGAAATAGCAGAAAAAAGTCAGATTACCGAATCAAAACGTATTGCTGTTTTAGTTGCTTTACAACTTGCAAGTAAGGCATTAACTAGTATGGATATTGTTGATCGCCAACAACAAAAAAGTGATAGACTTCTAGCCCTTATGGACAAAGAACTTTCTCATTTTAGCCCATTATAAGTAGTACTAAGTTATATTACCCATAAAGATACCTCTGACATTGTTCAGAGGTATCTTTGTCTTTAAGGTAAAGTTCCCTCTTCTTTTTTTTGAGTCCTGCTATATTCTTAGATATGCTTATATTATTACAAGGTAATTTTTTATGAACTAACGTAGGAAGAACACAAATGATAGTAACAACAATGCTAGCAGTCCTAGCAGTTATTTTTATAGTAGCAGGTAGTATCCTAGCTATTTTAGCTTCAAGAAGACGGTATGCAGCTGAGCAGCTTATGGCACTTGCTCAAACCAAGTTAGATGCAGCTAAAAAAGAAATAGATACAGAGCGTCGTGAAGCAGCGCTTAAGCTTAAAGACGAATTATATAGAAAGCGTACTGAGTTTGATCTTGACGCTAAACGTGATCGTGCAGAACTTGAACGTTTCCAGCTTAAGTTAAATACCAAGTACGAGGCAATGGAAAAAAAAGAGCAACGTCTTGAAGATTTACGTCGTGAACTGCAGCAAAAAGAGCGTATTGTTTTACGTACTGCTGATATGCAGCGCGCCAGTGAACAAAAACTTAAAAGTTTATTTGATGAATTAACTGCTAAATTAGAATCAATTAGCAATATGACTAAAGAGGAAGCGCGTAAAGAGCTTTTTAATAGTCTTGAAGAAGAAGTACGCTTAAGCAACCAAAAATGGGTGCAAAAAGTTGAGGAAGAAGCGCGACAAATAGGTAAAGAAAAAGCAGTTAACGTAGTAATAACAGCAATGCAGCGTTATACGGCCGAGCAAGTTGCTCCCCATTCTTCAGGCGTAGTACATTTGCCTAACGAAGAGATGAAGGGGCGCATTATTGGTAAAGAAGGCCGCAATATCAAATCGCTTGAGCTTGCCACAGGCATGGAATTTGTTATTGGTGAAACGCCTGAAATTATAACTATTTCTGGCTTTAATCCGATACGTCGCGAAGTTGCCAAACGTACGCTGGAAAAACTTATTGCTGATGGACGCATTAATCCTACACGTATCGAAGAAACAGTAGCCCAATGTGAACGCGAAATTGAAGAGATGGTTCAGGAATATGGCAAAAATGCTATATTGCAGTTCAATATGCAAGGTATAAAACAAGAAATAGCTACTCTTCTAGGAAAATTACATTTCCGTACTAGTTTTTCTCAAAACGTACTTACGCATAGTATAGAAGTGGGTCTTTTTTCTCGTATGATTGCCGAAGAACTGGGATTACCCCATCCTGAGATAGCCTTGCGTGGTGGCTTACTGCATGACATAGGTAAAG encodes the following:
- the rpmI gene encoding 50S ribosomal protein L35, translated to MPKVKTHSGAKKRFRKLKSGLIKAARPYRRHLLTKKSRKTKRQLRSSLYLCAADIKHVASLLPY
- a CDS encoding translation initiation factor IF-3; the encoded protein is MKTKNEATNSPLINEKIRFDKMQVISYDGKNLGVLPRDEALRAARQVDLDLVLITDMGAEGCPVVKIMDFGKALYAKKKQQGEAKKNQKVIQIKELRLSPKIGEHDYQTKVNQAVAFLKDGKHVKFTLVFKGRETATREERGEEMFAKIDSSFEAAGLTRIANEKDMKAPKLWSRVYYLKNK
- the rplT gene encoding 50S ribosomal protein L20; amino-acid sequence: MTRVKRGTVTKKRHKRLLKQTKGFWGQRKNIFKRAKETLLRALAFAFKGRKLKKRDMRSLFIMRIKAAAESNGTKYNKLIHGLKLADVQLNRKMLSQLAVYDPAVFSQIVHIAQQ
- the zapA gene encoding cell division protein ZapA; the encoded protein is MSNVTKYKVSIFGESYFLVSDESQEHVNAAALLVDSCMREIAEKSQITESKRIAVLVALQLASKALTSMDIVDRQQQKSDRLLALMDKELSHFSPL
- the rny gene encoding ribonuclease Y, whose amino-acid sequence is MIVTTMLAVLAVIFIVAGSILAILASRRRYAAEQLMALAQTKLDAAKKEIDTERREAALKLKDELYRKRTEFDLDAKRDRAELERFQLKLNTKYEAMEKKEQRLEDLRRELQQKERIVLRTADMQRASEQKLKSLFDELTAKLESISNMTKEEARKELFNSLEEEVRLSNQKWVQKVEEEARQIGKEKAVNVVITAMQRYTAEQVAPHSSGVVHLPNEEMKGRIIGKEGRNIKSLELATGMEFVIGETPEIITISGFNPIRREVAKRTLEKLIADGRINPTRIEETVAQCEREIEEMVQEYGKNAILQFNMQGIKQEIATLLGKLHFRTSFSQNVLTHSIEVGLFSRMIAEELGLPHPEIALRGGLLHDIGKAVSAEVEGPHATIGADIAKRCGEDPLVVNAIAAHHEEVPFISVYSPIVMIADTISASRPGARRETLSAYVKRLEQLEEICNGFPGVKKAYALQAGREVRIIVEEEFLNDEQASELAREIARKIELDMSFPGQIKVNVIREKRTIEYAR